The Phoenix dactylifera cultivar Barhee BC4 unplaced genomic scaffold, palm_55x_up_171113_PBpolish2nd_filt_p 002265F, whole genome shotgun sequence genome contains a region encoding:
- the LOC120109486 gene encoding binding partner of ACD11 1-like yields MKYCLCLLLQVRIVKVSNIFLAASKRDIKEFFSFSGDIQYIELRSEFERSQIAYVTFKESQGADTAMLLSGATIADLCVSITPVEDYQLPPEAYKEILVNLTP; encoded by the exons ATGAAATATTGTCTTTGTCTCCTGTTGCAGGTAAGAATAGTGAAAGTCAGCAATATTTTCCTGGCTGCATCAAAAAGGGACATCAAGGAATTCTTTTCCTTCTCAGGGGACATTCAATATATTGAATTGCGGAG CGAATTTGAAAGGTCTCAGATTGCTTATGTCACTTTCAAGGAGTCACAGGGAGCAGACACAGCAATGCTTCTCTCA GGAGCAACTATAGCTGATCTTTGTGTCAGCATTACGCCAGTTGAGGATTACCAGCTTCCTCCTGAAGCTTACAAAGAGATACTGGTAAATCTGACTCCCTGA